Proteins encoded within one genomic window of Bombus vancouverensis nearcticus chromosome 4, iyBomVanc1_principal, whole genome shotgun sequence:
- the Oli gene encoding basic helix-loop-helix family member olig has protein sequence MRSYDGESSSTEDDDRREGLPEAHLQQGSWQRSASHPTWAWEHRAAHPLPPQSTASLESMYSVPGASHASVSAPPASYSSEHPQSAPGRRTPLGAVGLGGFYFQQQPQPHASSSALSDENRPDQERPGASRLNCPPKSKTTRQGKSMRLNINARERRRMHDLNDALDELRSVIPYAHSPSVRKLSKIATLLLAKNYILMQGNALEELRRVIAVLQSPHAHTTALPPTPVSYDLLHGFPGKLFQGVQDMQGLPTTDPQSVTAGGPPTDGTVASGESN, from the exons ATGAGATCGTACGACGGCGAGAGCAGTTCCACTGAGGACGACGATAGAAGAGAGGGCCTTCCTGAGGCGCATCTGCAGCAAGGTTCCTGGCAACGTTCGGCCTCGCATCCTACATGGGCTTGGGAACATCGTGCCGCT CATCCATTACCACCACAATCAACAGCATCGCTCGAGTCTATGTATTCAGTACCGGGAGCATCTCACGCTAGTGTTTCCGCTCCTCCAGCTAGTTACTCGTCGGAGCACCCTCAGAGTGCACCTGGTAGAAGGACTCCCTTGGGTGCCGTCGGCCTCGGTGGTTTCTATTTTCAGCAGCAGCCCCAACCGCATGCTTCATCGAGTGCTCTTTCCGATGAAAATAGACCAGATCAAGAAAG ACCCGGGGCATCGAGATTGAACTGCCCGCCAAAATCAAAAACTACTCGTCAGGGGAAAAGCATGCGATTGAACATTAACGCCAGAGAACGCAGAAGAATGCACGATTTGAACGATGCACTTGACGAACTTCGATCCGTGATTCCTTACGCCCATAGTCCGTCCGTAAGAAAATTGTCCAAGATTGCAACCCTCCTCTTGGCGAAAAATTATATTCTCATGCAAG GGAACGCTTTGGAGGAACTGAGAAGAGTAATAGCGGTTTTACAGTCGCCACACGCTCACACCACTGCTTTACCACCCACACCTGTTTCCTACGATTTGTTGCATGGGTTCCCAGGCAAATTGTTCCAAGGTGTGCAGGATATGCAAGGACTTCCTACGACAGACCCCCAAAGCGTCACAGCAGGTGGACCTCCAACAGATGGTACTGTAGCTAGTGGAGAATCGAATTAA